In a genomic window of Amblyomma americanum isolate KBUSLIRL-KWMA chromosome 4, ASM5285725v1, whole genome shotgun sequence:
- the LOC144130463 gene encoding uncharacterized protein LOC144130463 produces the protein MHKTKGCFPGGRHIPFGHDEDETPLTERENRGVPWSSEAMASRLEAYYNGVRHQTRQNTKPKKQRVQRLRRRSALAASWCEEQPLSAFSRLGHTPASQKRHHWSTTWYMQMSAVVVVLALAALIGLTFALRHADKVRDAGQGLDVDIDDVAGENATDANATSHEHAAVDDGGDAASSTGNGSKKEEHEQEPRPASGYTRTGGGQSKISAYSNTRVPSAARQPSAQETFTPQEGAEGTETARRRTLVRMNRKEWLNNRGWHLT, from the exons CACAAGACTAAAGGCTGCTTCCCGGGCGGTCGCCATATCCCGTTCGGTCACGATGAAGACGAGACGCCGCTCACCGAGAGGGAGAACCGCGGTGTTCCCTGGAGCTCCGAAGCAATGGCCTCGCGGTTGGAGGCGTACTACAACGGAGTGCGCCACCAGACGCGCCAGAATACGAAACCGAAGAAGCAGCGGGTGCAGAGGCTTAGACGGCGTTCGGCTCTGGCGGCGAGCTGGTGTGAAGAACAGCCTCTTTCGGCCTTCAGCCGTCTTGGACACACGCCGGCGTCGCAGAAGCGGCACCACTG GTCGACGACCTGGTACATGCAGATGTCGGCCGTGGTCGTGGTGCTCGCGCTGGCCGCTCTCATTGGCTTGACGTTCGCACTACGACACGCCGACAAGGTGCGAGACGCCGGTCAAGGCCTCGACGTGGACATCGATGATGTGGCGGGTGAGAATGCAACCGACGCCAACGCCACAAGCCATGAGCATGCGGCCGTGGACGACGGCGGTGACGCGGCTTCCAGCACCGGAAACGGAAGCAAGAAGGAAGAGCATGAACAGGAACCCCGCCCAGCTTCCGGTTACACGCGGACCGGTGGCGGCCAGTCTAAGATCTCCGCTTACAGCAACACTCGTGTTCCTTCTGCAGCGCGCCAACCAAGCGCGCAAGAAACGTTTACTCCGCAAGAAGGCGCAGAGGGGACCGAGACCGCGAGGAGGAGGACTCTGGTGAGGATGAACAGAAAGGAGTGGCTGAACAACCGGGGCTGGCATCTGACTTAG